The nucleotide window TCTTTATAGCCCTGTGATTTAATTAATGTCTCTAACACAGCTTCTTTCGCAGAAACTTCTTCAATTGCTTCTAGTTGATCTTTTGCCTTGCTCTTTTCTTCTGCAGAAGTGCCAACTGATGTAATTACTTCTTGTAATTTCTCTTTGGCTTCGCTGCGCTTATCTTCCATTTCCAAACGTAGCTGTGCAAATTGCTCATCACCAGATGTTTTGACTGCTATTTCACCCGCTTTTTTACTACCAGCTCTTAGCTGTTCTACAGACTTGCTCACCATATCAGATTTCGATCCATCTGGCGTTATTACATAATATACAGACAGCACCACCACTAAACTCAGCATTGTTAACAACCAAATCGTTTGCTTTTTTACCATTTTAAATCCTCCTCAGCTCTTTTTAGGTGCTACAGATACGCGGTGACTTGGAACATCTAAGTAACGCGTAACCATTTCAATCATTGCTTTTTTCACTTCTATGTTGTCGGCTCCTTTTGCCGTAATGGCCACTCCTCGCACAGGCGGTTTATCTTCCTTAAGTACAATGGGTTCTTCCTTGTCACCTACGCGGATGGTCTTTGGTCTTTCTTCCACAGATTCATCTTCAACGGTTCGTGTCCCACCGTCACGATCAGTTTCATTCGTTTTTTGATGGCGGTTAATGCGCTCTTTTTCTAGCACTTTCACTGCAGTAGAGTCTAAGTTTACAATTACTGTTACATCCTTAACTCCTTGCATCCCTTCCAGTAGCGCCTGTAAGTCTTCTTCATACTGCTTTTCGTATTTTTCAATGGCAGAACCGCTTGTACTTTTTTGCGCAAAAGCAGCTACATCTTTAGGCTCTTCTGGATCGGTACGAAATACAGGCGCTTCCTGCGGTTTGCTTTGAAACAAACTCCCGGAAAACATCAGTAAAATGCCAGCGATTAGTAACAATACGATGATCTTTGGATTAAACTTTTTCCTCTTCTTCTCTTCTTCGTTTGGCTGTAGCCACTTTTGCCAAAAGCTTTGTTTATTGTCGTTCATGTCCCCTCCCTCCTTCCTGTACTATTATTTTGTTTTCCTCTAGTTGCCACTCCTGCGCCAGGAATTGTTGTATATCTTGTGTTGCTTGCTTGTCGACTGTCTGCTGA belongs to Ectobacillus sp. JY-23 and includes:
- a CDS encoding SpoIIIAH-like family protein, whose amino-acid sequence is MVKKQTIWLLTMLSLVVVLSVYYVITPDGSKSDMVSKSVEQLRAGSKKAGEIAVKTSGDEQFAQLRLEMEDKRSEAKEKLQEVITSVGTSAEEKSKAKDQLEAIEEVSAKEAVLETLIKSQGYKDALVRADGTDVQITVKADKHSNKEANNIIQLVTKEIGAQKVAVRFDPAK
- the spoIIIAG gene encoding stage III sporulation protein AG codes for the protein MNDNKQSFWQKWLQPNEEEKKRKKFNPKIIVLLLIAGILLMFSGSLFQSKPQEAPVFRTDPEEPKDVAAFAQKSTSGSAIEKYEKQYEEDLQALLEGMQGVKDVTVIVNLDSTAVKVLEKERINRHQKTNETDRDGGTRTVEDESVEERPKTIRVGDKEEPIVLKEDKPPVRGVAITAKGADNIEVKKAMIEMVTRYLDVPSHRVSVAPKKS